A genomic window from Capsicum annuum cultivar UCD-10X-F1 unplaced genomic scaffold, UCD10Xv1.1 ctg2547, whole genome shotgun sequence includes:
- the LOC124890806 gene encoding uncharacterized protein LOC124890806 yields the protein MAPSSFTGLCKNLVRDGGLRPTLQVTIEEQVAKTLYLLAHNVTNRELSFIFRRSGESDCISAIDGTHIRVKVSQHEAPKFCVRKDYPTQNVLAACTFDLKFTYVLAGGEGKFYLVDAGLMLESRLITPYRGEQYHLKEYSRNNPPRNSRELFNLRHSSFRNARERAFGFLKQKFPIISSSTKSSYGIETQKLIKFACCILHNYLRGVESNDKLLAQVDAELMNDDNTVHEEPPNSRESNEEFRKGELIRDGIATAMWDNYQD from the exons ATGGCCCCTTCATCTTTTACTGGTCTGTGTAAAAATTTAGTTAGAGATGGAGGTCTTAGACCAACACTTCAAGTTACAATTGAAGAACAAGTTGCAAAAACACTGTACTTGTTAGCACATAATGTGACAAATCGTGAGCTCTCTTTCATCTTTCGACGATCTGGAGAGTCG GATTGTATTAGTGCAATTGATGGAACACATATACGTGTTAAAGTTTCACAACATGAAGCACCAAAATTCTGTGTGAGGAAAGATTATCCAACTCAAAATGTACTAGCTGCATGtacatttgatttaaaatttacataTGTGTTAGCTGGGGGGGAAG gaaaattctaccttGTTGATGCTGGACTTATGTTGGAAAGTAGGCTTATTACACCTTATAGGGGGGAGCAATACCACTTGAAAGAGTATTCAAGAAATAATCCACCTCGAAATTCTCGTGAATTATTTAATTTACGACATTCTTCTTTTCGTAATGCTAGAGAACGTGCATTTGGATTTCTTAAACAGAAATTTCCTATAATTTCTAGCTCAACTAAGTCGTCATATGGAATTGAAACTCAAAAGTTGATTAAATTTGCATGTTGTATCCTACACAACTATTTAAGAGGTGTAGAATCAAATGATAAGTTACTCGCTCAAGTTGATGCAGAGCTTATGAATGATGATAACACTGTAcatgaagaacctccaaattcTAGAGAAAGTAACGAAGAGTTTAGGAAAGGGGAATTGATTCGAGATGGCATAGCAACTGCCATGTGGGATAATTATCAAGAttaa